The following DNA comes from Gordonia zhaorongruii.
CATAATTGATCTCCCTTCATCATGTCCTCGGGGTCCCCCCTGCGAGGATTAGCGCCCGATTCTCGCGATCTCTGCGCGACGCTTCGGTGCGCCTGCATCCACCCGAACATATTCGGTAGTCCTCTGCACCTGATGGCACCGCACAGACGCATGGATATCAGGCAAAATGCGGGTGAATATGCAGCGTATACGGCTAGTGAGGGTTTGTGGATCGACGGTACGTGTGTAAATCAACACCGGATGATTATCGCACTCTCAGGCTTCTCCGAAATGTGTCAAAGTATGTGCGTCGAATCAGACGGTGGCGTTATGTGCTTTTGTCGGATTCGCCGTTAGGTATATCTATTCGGTGTCCGGAATACGTGTGCCATTGAGGGTTTATCGAAGTATTCAGGCGAGGTGAATTCGCCCGTGTTCGCGCCGGAGCGAAAGGGTCGGCGTCGACGTGGGCCGCGGCCGGATCGGGTGCGGGCCGGACCGCCTCGGTAAGGCCGATGCGCTGCAGAAAGTGGAATCGGATAGTGTCCACCGTGAATGGGTCGATCAGCGACCGAACGTCGGCAATGTCGGATAAGGCACCCAGCGGTCCACGTTGGCGCCCGCCGGAAGTTCAATCCCCTGCACTCGAGGAGGTTTCGTTAATGGTGAGGCGTGCATCAGGTGCCCTGAAACTGCGAAGAGCCGTCCCTCGCGCAGCTGGTGCGGCACTGCTTCTGACGGCTCTCTCCGCTCCTGCGGCGTTCGCCGCACCTGACAGCGAGCCGGGGGGCGGCCTCCGCGAGGTGCTGTTCGTCGGGAACAACTGGGAAGGAACGGCCGACGTCATCGAGGCCGCCGGTTCCTACCGCAAGGTGGGGCGCATCAACGCCGTTCCAGACAAGGAAAAGCGCTTAGCGGAAATCCGTTCGAACCCGGCCAAGCTCGGATACTTCCTAGGAATCCGGGAGACCGTCGGCGAAGGGCACGATCAGTACGTCGACGATCTGTACTCGACCGCCGACGGCGGATCAATAGTCCTATCTCGCCCCAGTTTTGCGGATGTGGTGTCGATCGACACGTCGTCCGGCAAAGTTAACTGGCGCTTCCCGGTTGCGGGTTTCCGGGCCGACCACATGGCGATGTCTCCCGACGGGAAGACGGTCGCGGTCTCGGCGTCGACGAGCAATACGGTGCACGTGATCGATGTGGCGAGCGGCACCGAGAAGGGGCGTTTCGCGACGGGTGACAAGCCGCACGAGAACCTGTACAGCCAGGACGGCAAGTACATCTGGAACATGGCCATCGGTGATGTGAACACGCCGCTCGATGCGCCGTCCCTGGATTTCACGAAGGGCGACCGGTACATCACTGTTGTCGACACCGCGACTTTCGAACGGGTGCGGAAGATCGACATGCGGAAGCGGCTCGACGCGTTCGGCCGCAAGGACCTGTCCGATTCGGTCCGACCCGTCGCGTTCACACCCGACGAGGACAAGCTGTACTTCCAGGTGTCGTTCTTCAACGGGTTCGTCGAGTACGACATTCCGAGCGACAAGATCACGCGGATCAAGGAACTCCCCAAGAACCCCGAAACCGACCCGGCACGTATCTCCTGGGTCAACGACTCGCGTCACCACGGCCTATCTATGAGTCCGGACGGCGACAAGCTCTGCGTTGCGGGGACTATGGACGACTACGCCACCATCGTTGACCGCAGAACCCTGAGACAAGGGCCGCTCGTCCCGGTCAGCAAGCCGTACTGGGCCACCGTCAACGGCGATGGCACTGCGTGCATCGTGTCCGAGAGCGGGTCGGATTCTGTCTCGGCCATCGACTTCTCGACAGGGAGGAAGGTCGCCGACATCTCCGTCGGTGACCATCCCCAGCGGGTACGGCTCGGTGTGGTCCCAGCGGACTGGAACGGCACTGCGGACTAGAACGACACTGCGGACTGAGTGGCTCGGGTGCTCCAGATACGATGAAAGGCCAGGTTGAAATACTCTGACCTGGCCTTTCAATGGAGCCGATGACGGGAATCGAACCCGCACTCTCAGCTTGGGAAGCTGATGTTCTACCACTAAACTACATCGGCGCAGCACCACGACCGGGTGCGGGAACCACTCTAACAAAGCAGGATCCGGCTGCTCACAGCGGCAAAGGTCACACCGCATCGCCTCCGGTGCCATCGGTTACAAAATTCCAGAATTCCGGTAGCTGACCTGCAGTCGGTTAACCTCAGTATGTGCTGTTATCAGATCGCGACATCCGCGCGGACATCGAGGGCGGCCGACTCGGCATCGACCCGTTCGACTCTGCGCTGGTTCAACCATCGAGCGTCGACGTCCGGCTCGACGGACTGTTCCGCGTGTTCAACAACACCAAGTACACGCATATCGATCCTGCTCAGCGGCAGGACGAGCTGACCACACTGGTCGAGCCGGCGGCGGGGGAGCCGTTCGTCTTGCATCCGGGTGAGTTCGTGCTCGGGTCGACCCTCGAGGTGTGCTCACTGCCCGACGACCTGGCGGGACGGCTCGAAGGCAAGTCGTCACTGGGCAGGCTGGGGCTCCTCACACACTCGACCGCCGGGTTCATCGATCCGGGGTTCTCCGGTCACATCACCCTGGAACTGTCGAACGTGGCGAATCTGCCGATCACGCTGTGGCCGGGAATGAAGATCGGGCAGCTCTGCCTCTTCCGGCTGTCCAGCCCTGCCGAGAACCCGTACGGAAGCGCCACCACGGGCTCCAAGTATCAGGGCCAACGCGGACCGACGCCTTCCAAGGCCTACCTGAACTTCACGAGCTGACGGCATGAGCGCACAGGGGGGACTTGGATGGCTCGGCGGATTCGCGATTCCGTCGGCGCCATCGGGCGCGGTGCTCGCACTCGGATTCGGTGATGATGGAATCTGGCTGGCCCGGATCACGGGTAGGCCGGTGGGCGGGGAGGCCCGTGTCATCAACGCGATCGTCGAACCTCGCATCGTGCCGCGCGTGCTCGACATGCGGGTCGCCGGCGAACTGTACGAGAGCGGCAGGATTGACGAAGCATCAGATCCGGCGGTGTTCGAAGAGCTGACCGAACTGGTCAGGCGCGCACGTACCGGAATGGGCAACCGCGACAGCATCCTCGTCATGGGCACGCACGCGCTCCGGTTCGTGTCGGTGAAACGCGAGGAGATCATCGAGGGCACCGTGCCCGAGGTGAATCGTCTGCACGGGATGATCGTCGAACTCGCCGGAACCCAACCGGTCGACGCGATCCTGCTCGGGCCGGGAATCGCCGAATGGCCGGGACTCTGGGAGTCGCTGACCGAGCGCGGGTTCAGCGCACTGTTGCCCGGCGACCCATTTCCGGCCACATTCGCCGGCGACGACGGTCCTACCAACCTGCTCGATCGAGTTGAGAAGCAGCCCGTGTCACTGGCCTGGGGCGACTCGAACCGCGACCTGTCTCCCCTGTCGTTCACCGCGTCAGGGATCGACCCCGCCGACTACGACCTCGACCGCGACGGCAACGTGCGTTTCGGTGGTCCGGCATTGGATGGCCGGCCATCAGTCGCCGCCGACGACGACTCTCCCGAGAAGGTCGCGGCCGACCGGAAACGCCGACGCCGCACTGCTGTCGCGGCGTTCGCGGTGATCCTTGGGCTCGGTGGAGTAGGGGCCGCCGTCGCGGCAACCGTCCACGAACGTCCGCGCCCGTCGGTGAACCCGCTGGAGGGCATAGCAGAGACAGCGAGTGAGACGACGACCGAAGACGAAGGACCCGCCCGAATACCGACATCCGTCGACCGTCGCGAGGTGAAGGCGGCACGCGCGAAGA
Coding sequences within:
- a CDS encoding YncE family protein, whose amino-acid sequence is MVRRASGALKLRRAVPRAAGAALLLTALSAPAAFAAPDSEPGGGLREVLFVGNNWEGTADVIEAAGSYRKVGRINAVPDKEKRLAEIRSNPAKLGYFLGIRETVGEGHDQYVDDLYSTADGGSIVLSRPSFADVVSIDTSSGKVNWRFPVAGFRADHMAMSPDGKTVAVSASTSNTVHVIDVASGTEKGRFATGDKPHENLYSQDGKYIWNMAIGDVNTPLDAPSLDFTKGDRYITVVDTATFERVRKIDMRKRLDAFGRKDLSDSVRPVAFTPDEDKLYFQVSFFNGFVEYDIPSDKITRIKELPKNPETDPARISWVNDSRHHGLSMSPDGDKLCVAGTMDDYATIVDRRTLRQGPLVPVSKPYWATVNGDGTACIVSESGSDSVSAIDFSTGRKVADISVGDHPQRVRLGVVPADWNGTAD
- the dcd gene encoding dCTP deaminase, yielding MLLSDRDIRADIEGGRLGIDPFDSALVQPSSVDVRLDGLFRVFNNTKYTHIDPAQRQDELTTLVEPAAGEPFVLHPGEFVLGSTLEVCSLPDDLAGRLEGKSSLGRLGLLTHSTAGFIDPGFSGHITLELSNVANLPITLWPGMKIGQLCLFRLSSPAENPYGSATTGSKYQGQRGPTPSKAYLNFTS